In the genome of Quercus robur chromosome 3, dhQueRobu3.1, whole genome shotgun sequence, one region contains:
- the LOC126719511 gene encoding uncharacterized protein LOC126719511, whose protein sequence is MEQSGPTGAQVVHAVFREPLHEILEKVKCEPFFQWPNRMPGDPSKRNQNLYCAYHQKPGHTTDECRNLKNYLDRLVREGKLRHLLHRPEQSNVETIQGALRPPIGTINVILSAPRRTGSDPFRVMSVGRFPSEPGERGSKRARARAPPLIGFTEEDKEGTIQPHEDALVMTLRIGGYDKVKYPSEGRIKEIVRDQGMARQCMVSAISRRSSSEPSTSAWNSL, encoded by the exons ATGGAACAGTCCGGACCTACTggggctcaggtagtccacgctgtgttccgagaaccattgCACGAGATCCTGGAGAAAGTGAAGTGCGAACCCTTCTTTCAGTGGCCGAACAGGATGCCAGGAgacccctcaaaacgcaatcagaatctataCTGTGCGTACCATCAAAAGCCCGGTCACACCACTGACGAGTGCAGGAAcctgaaaaactatttggatcggcttgtccgagaaggaaagctaaggCATCTATTGCACCGCCCTGAGCAGTCGAATGTCGAAACCATACAAGGCGCATTGAGGCCACccataggcacgataaatgtcattctttcCGCACCTAGGAGAACCGGTTCCGACCcgttcagagtaatgtcagtgggtAGGTTCCCGTCAGAGCCAGGCGAAAGAGGATCCAAGAGAGCCAGAGCGAGGGCCCCGCCATTAATCGGATTCACGGAGGAGGATAAGgaaggaactattcaaccccatGAAGATGCCCTAGTCATgacgctcagaataggaggctatgac aaagtgaaatacccgTCAGAAGGTcgaatcaaagagatagtaAGGGACCAAGGAATGGCCAgacaatgcatggtgtcggcaatTTCTCGACGATCAAGCAGCGAACCTTCCACTTCAGCCTGGAatagcttatag